One stretch of Rhodoferax lithotrophicus DNA includes these proteins:
- a CDS encoding glycosyltransferase family 39 protein encodes MNKTLSEQQKSWLILAVLWLALLILASLRPFAVPDEGRYGEIGRWMLVSGDWLTPRLNGIPFFHKPPYLYWLEAISVAIFGVSELALRLVPALHAGLMLSALYLAARRISTERIARRAVIMLGSSLGFLVGGQYINHDMLVASWIGVAIWCFAFAFMAGDKPNPGLARLGFVACALGMLSKGLIGLALPGLVILVWLIWTRQLKKILHFPWLSGLALFLAIALPWFVLAQRTYPEFFNYMFIGQQLNRYTAAVYNNPQPVWFYVLALALLLFPWMFFAFNQMRRVTATTLASEVSMTDTWWKLCWSWLLVILVFFSIPNSKLVGYILPVVPPLALLASMGWQRAMAHRAASGKIFAGICLVNGVIALGIVLKVGDVTRASRTQDLAQVLACAAQPSDTVYVSDAFPYDLPLYAQTIQPMVVLNDWPMLRQQAGDGWQRELFEGADFDAHAAQVLQPLSVLAQVAHTPGHWFAGRSGSTLVSNQPGWTLYFKGAGWDLYRSGGGTAEVSAAKSPEPAQHKGLPGCKQQR; translated from the coding sequence GTGAATAAAACCCTTTCTGAACAACAAAAATCCTGGCTGATCCTGGCTGTTTTGTGGCTGGCACTGCTGATTCTGGCCTCCTTGCGACCCTTTGCGGTACCTGATGAGGGGCGTTATGGCGAAATCGGCCGCTGGATGCTGGTCAGTGGTGACTGGCTCACGCCACGCCTGAACGGTATTCCGTTCTTTCACAAGCCCCCTTATTTGTACTGGCTGGAAGCCATCAGTGTGGCCATTTTTGGGGTAAGTGAACTGGCCTTGCGCTTGGTGCCCGCCTTACATGCCGGGTTGATGCTCAGCGCGCTTTACCTTGCCGCCCGGCGTATCAGCACGGAGCGGATTGCCCGACGTGCGGTCATCATGCTGGGCAGCAGCTTGGGTTTTTTGGTGGGTGGCCAGTACATCAACCATGACATGCTGGTGGCCAGCTGGATAGGTGTGGCGATCTGGTGTTTTGCCTTTGCCTTCATGGCGGGTGATAAGCCCAACCCCGGGCTGGCACGTTTGGGGTTTGTGGCGTGTGCTTTGGGCATGCTCAGCAAGGGCTTGATTGGTTTGGCTTTGCCTGGACTGGTGATTCTGGTGTGGCTGATCTGGACGCGCCAGCTCAAAAAAATACTGCATTTCCCCTGGCTGAGCGGCTTGGCGCTGTTTTTGGCGATTGCGCTGCCCTGGTTTGTTTTGGCGCAGCGCACCTATCCTGAGTTTTTTAATTACATGTTTATTGGCCAGCAGCTCAACCGCTATACCGCAGCCGTGTACAACAACCCGCAGCCGGTCTGGTTTTATGTGCTGGCCTTGGCTTTGTTGTTATTTCCCTGGATGTTTTTCGCCTTCAACCAGATGCGTCGGGTTACGGCGACCACCTTGGCCTCAGAGGTCAGCATGACCGACACCTGGTGGAAGCTGTGCTGGTCCTGGTTGCTGGTGATTCTGGTGTTTTTCTCGATTCCAAATTCCAAACTGGTGGGTTATATCCTGCCGGTGGTGCCACCTTTGGCCTTGCTGGCTTCCATGGGCTGGCAGCGGGCCATGGCGCACCGGGCAGCGTCTGGCAAGATTTTTGCGGGCATTTGTCTGGTCAATGGTGTGATTGCTTTGGGCATTGTGCTGAAGGTGGGTGATGTCACCCGCGCCAGCCGCACGCAAGACCTGGCGCAAGTCCTGGCCTGCGCCGCTCAGCCCAGCGATACCGTGTATGTGTCGGATGCGTTTCCTTACGATTTGCCGCTTTACGCTCAAACCATCCAACCCATGGTGGTGCTTAACGATTGGCCCATGTTGCGCCAGCAAGCGGGTGATGGCTGGCAGCGCGAGCTGTTTGAGGGGGCTGATTTTGATGCTCACGCCGCCCAGGTGTTACAACCGCTGAGCGTATTGGCACAAGTTGCACACACACCTGGCCACTGGTTCGCCGGGCGCAGCGGCAGCACTTTGGTTTCCAATCAGCCTGGTTGGACGCTGTATTTCAAGGGTGCGGGCTGGGATTTGTACCGCTCGGGTGGCGGCACCGCAGAGGTTTCAGCGGCGAAAAGCCCAGAACCGGCTCAGCACAAAGGTTTGCCCGGCTGCAAACAGCAGCGCTAA
- a CDS encoding GtrA family protein translates to MNASTFWFLAVGGSAAATHMGVFALSQSHMWPELANALGFCVAFVVSFAGHRLLSFKDAGTSVSTSLLRFAATALAGFASNELVFMLLLRVLGLPSLLALFLALLFAAGQTFVLSRFWAFRR, encoded by the coding sequence GTGAACGCATCAACTTTCTGGTTTTTGGCCGTCGGCGGATCGGCTGCCGCAACCCACATGGGTGTCTTTGCACTGAGTCAAAGCCATATGTGGCCTGAATTGGCCAATGCTCTGGGCTTTTGCGTAGCGTTTGTGGTCAGCTTCGCTGGCCACCGGTTGCTCAGTTTCAAAGATGCTGGCACCAGTGTGTCCACCAGCTTGCTGCGTTTTGCCGCCACCGCATTGGCAGGGTTTGCCAGCAACGAGCTGGTGTTTATGCTGCTACTGCGGGTCTTGGGTTTACCCAGTCTGCTGGCGCTTTTTTTAGCGCTGCTGTTTGCAGCCGGGCAAACCTTTGTGCTGAGCCGGTTCTGGGCTTTTCGCCGCTGA
- a CDS encoding glycosyltransferase family 2 protein: MLTRPSLSPSISCVIPAYNEARILGTLLRESLATLKQLSSQVELIIVDDGSRDDTTQVMHALCNTYPELVYLKLSRNFGKEPALTAGIEAAKGDVVVLMDGDGQHPVSLVTDMLAKWREGADVVYAVRKTRHDQSGLQIKLTGWFYKLVNMGNRVKIPANAGDFRLMDRKVVEALKRLPERNRFMKGLYAWVGFNSTAIDYEPLPRADGKSNFGLIGSLSLAFTGILAFSIAPLRALTVTGFMLSILALGYGVWVVGEYFITGIAVPGYATIVVGMMFFSGIQLLSIGILAEYVGRIYEEVKQRPNYLVSQRLGQGLPLQQPPATPQA, encoded by the coding sequence ATGCTGACCCGCCCATCCCTGTCCCCGTCCATTTCCTGCGTTATTCCCGCCTACAACGAAGCCCGTATCCTGGGCACGCTGTTGCGTGAATCTCTGGCCACCCTGAAGCAATTAAGCAGCCAAGTGGAGCTGATCATTGTGGACGATGGCAGCCGTGATGACACCACGCAAGTGATGCACGCACTTTGCAACACCTACCCTGAATTGGTCTACCTGAAACTGTCGCGCAACTTTGGCAAAGAACCCGCACTCACCGCTGGTATTGAGGCCGCCAAGGGTGATGTGGTGGTGTTGATGGACGGCGACGGGCAACACCCGGTGTCCTTGGTCACAGACATGCTGGCCAAATGGCGTGAAGGTGCGGATGTGGTGTACGCCGTGCGCAAAACCCGTCATGATCAGTCGGGCTTACAAATCAAACTGACCGGCTGGTTTTACAAACTGGTCAACATGGGCAACCGGGTCAAAATTCCAGCCAATGCCGGGGATTTCCGGCTAATGGATCGCAAGGTGGTTGAAGCCCTGAAACGTCTGCCTGAACGCAACCGTTTTATGAAAGGCCTGTATGCCTGGGTCGGCTTCAACAGCACAGCCATTGATTATGAGCCTCTGCCACGCGCCGATGGCAAAAGCAACTTTGGCTTGATTGGCTCACTGTCACTGGCCTTTACCGGAATTTTGGCATTTTCAATTGCGCCGTTGCGAGCATTAACCGTGACGGGATTCATGCTGTCTATACTTGCACTGGGATACGGTGTGTGGGTGGTGGGTGAATATTTCATCACGGGCATCGCCGTGCCGGGCTATGCCACCATTGTGGTTGGCATGATGTTTTTCAGCGGTATTCAGCTGCTCTCCATTGGCATCCTGGCCGAGTATGTCGGCCGGATTTACGAAGAGGTGAAACAACGGCCCAACTATCTGGTCAGCCAGCGACTTGGGCAGGGTCTGCCATTACAGCAGCCACCAGCAACACCGCAAGCGTGA
- a CDS encoding PsiF family protein yields the protein MKQLLTLLGLSLSMTFGSAFAADAPAPAASATKTAQQGKMATCNKEAADKKGDERKAFMKECLSAKPAAPVASKKTTQQEKMKTCNKDAGDKKLKGDERKAFMKDCLSNKG from the coding sequence ATGAAGCAACTGTTGACTCTTCTGGGCTTAAGCCTCTCCATGACCTTCGGTTCAGCCTTTGCTGCGGATGCCCCAGCCCCAGCCGCATCCGCAACCAAAACAGCCCAACAAGGGAAAATGGCCACCTGCAACAAGGAAGCCGCTGACAAAAAGGGCGACGAGCGCAAGGCCTTCATGAAGGAATGCCTGAGTGCCAAGCCTGCAGCCCCCGTTGCCAGCAAAAAAACCACGCAGCAAGAAAAAATGAAAACCTGTAACAAAGACGCTGGTGACAAAAAACTCAAAGGTGATGAGCGCAAAGCCTTCATGAAAGACTGCCTGAGCAACAAAGGCTAG
- the argS gene encoding arginine--tRNA ligase, protein MLTVKTELLEALRTALEDLLPGAGAKAAFESPKVAAHGDLATTAAMQLAKPLKLNPRQLAENLCTSLRNTPAFQTWVDALDIAGPGFINIKLKPAAKQQVVRSVLAQTTRYGTQADNGQRMLVEFVSANPTGPLHVGHGRQAALGDAVCNLFTTQGYQVHREFYYNDAGVQIDTLTKSTQLRAKGFKPGDVCWPTDPDNPLSKAFYNGDYIQDIANDFLAQKAVKADDREFTANGNVDDYDNIRQFAVAYLRNEQDKDLQAFNLKFDEYYLESSLYTSGRVEAAVGKLIANGKTYEQDGALWLKSTDYGDDKDRVMRKKDGTYTYFVPDVAYHIAKWERGYTKVINIQGTDHHGTIARVRAGLQAADVGIPQGYPDYVLHTMVRVVKGGEEVKISKRAGSYVTLRDLIEWTSKDAVRFFLLSRKPDTEYTFDVDLAVAKNNDNPVYYVQYAHARICSVLASWGGDKATLAQVDLSALDSPQAHALMLLLAKYPDMLGAAAEGFAPHDVTFYLRELAACYHSYYDAERILVDDEAVKLARLALVAATAQVLHNGLAVLGVSAPQKM, encoded by the coding sequence ATGCTGACTGTCAAAACCGAACTCCTTGAAGCCCTGCGCACTGCGCTGGAAGATTTACTGCCTGGCGCGGGTGCCAAAGCCGCGTTTGAGTCACCCAAAGTGGCGGCCCACGGTGACCTGGCCACCACGGCGGCCATGCAACTGGCCAAACCGCTCAAACTCAATCCTCGCCAATTGGCTGAAAACCTGTGCACCAGCCTGCGCAACACGCCTGCCTTTCAAACCTGGGTCGATGCGCTGGACATTGCCGGGCCGGGTTTTATCAACATCAAACTCAAACCGGCAGCCAAACAACAAGTGGTGCGTTCGGTGCTGGCGCAAACCACGCGTTACGGCACCCAGGCTGACAACGGCCAACGCATGCTGGTTGAGTTTGTGTCGGCCAATCCCACCGGTCCTTTGCACGTCGGGCATGGTCGTCAGGCTGCCCTGGGTGATGCGGTGTGTAACCTCTTTACTACCCAGGGTTACCAGGTGCACCGTGAGTTTTATTACAACGATGCCGGTGTGCAGATTGACACGCTTACCAAGAGCACGCAGCTGCGTGCCAAAGGCTTCAAGCCCGGCGACGTCTGCTGGCCTACCGACCCGGACAACCCACTGAGCAAAGCGTTTTACAACGGCGACTATATCCAGGACATTGCCAACGACTTCCTGGCCCAAAAGGCCGTCAAGGCCGATGACCGCGAGTTCACCGCTAACGGGAATGTGGACGACTACGACAACATCCGCCAGTTTGCCGTGGCCTATCTGCGCAACGAGCAGGACAAGGATTTGCAGGCCTTTAACCTCAAGTTTGACGAGTATTACCTGGAGTCCAGCCTGTACACCAGTGGCCGTGTGGAAGCTGCGGTGGGCAAGCTCATTGCCAATGGCAAGACTTACGAGCAGGATGGTGCGCTGTGGCTCAAGTCCACCGACTATGGCGACGACAAAGATCGCGTGATGCGTAAAAAAGATGGCACGTACACCTACTTTGTGCCGGATGTGGCCTACCACATTGCCAAATGGGAGCGCGGCTACACCAAGGTCATCAACATCCAGGGCACCGACCACCACGGCACCATTGCCCGTGTGCGTGCCGGCCTGCAGGCGGCCGATGTGGGTATTCCACAGGGCTACCCCGACTATGTGCTGCACACCATGGTGCGCGTGGTCAAGGGCGGCGAAGAGGTCAAGATCAGCAAACGTGCCGGCAGCTATGTGACGCTGCGCGATTTGATCGAGTGGACCAGCAAGGACGCGGTGCGTTTCTTTTTGCTCAGCCGCAAACCGGATACCGAGTACACCTTCGATGTGGATCTGGCCGTGGCCAAAAACAACGACAACCCGGTGTATTACGTGCAATACGCCCATGCGCGGATTTGTTCGGTGCTGGCAAGCTGGGGGGGGGATAAAGCAACTTTGGCGCAAGTCGATTTGAGTGCACTGGACAGCCCGCAAGCCCACGCCTTGATGCTGTTGCTGGCCAAATACCCCGACATGTTGGGTGCTGCAGCTGAAGGCTTTGCACCCCATGATGTGACTTTTTACCTGCGCGAACTGGCGGCCTGTTACCACAGCTACTACGATGCCGAGCGTATTCTGGTGGACGATGAGGCTGTCAAGCTGGCCCGGTTGGCCCTGGTGGCTGCCACCGCACAGGTGTTGCACAATGGTCTGGCAGTGTTGGGCGTGAGTGCTCCGCAAAAAATGTAA
- a CDS encoding SPOR domain-containing protein — MKVLDKKQQRGGTFLGFVLGLVVGLGAALAVAVYVTKVPVSFMNKIGGQTAEKDVSEAQKNKDWNPNAPLYGKNQVKPPSSVETVLPAPVSAPTPQPVPATVSASAPVAAKVVAPTKLAGKPEVKPEATPVTKPELKPAVTADPLGDLVKASTAAKDAAATAEPFSYFVQVGAYRTPEDAEGQRAKLSLAGVETKLSEREQAGRVVYRVRTGPYETREAADKAKLKLDTMGIETALVRVQR; from the coding sequence ATGAAAGTTCTGGATAAAAAGCAGCAACGCGGTGGTACCTTTCTGGGCTTTGTGCTGGGGTTGGTGGTCGGCTTGGGCGCCGCGTTGGCGGTTGCCGTGTATGTCACCAAAGTACCGGTGTCGTTCATGAACAAGATTGGCGGCCAAACGGCAGAGAAAGATGTTTCCGAAGCGCAGAAGAACAAAGACTGGAACCCCAATGCGCCTTTGTATGGGAAAAATCAGGTGAAGCCCCCCAGTTCAGTCGAAACGGTTTTGCCCGCACCGGTTTCTGCGCCAACCCCCCAGCCTGTACCTGCCACGGTTTCAGCCTCTGCGCCAGTGGCTGCTAAAGTGGTTGCTCCCACCAAGCTGGCTGGCAAACCGGAAGTGAAGCCTGAGGCCACACCGGTTACCAAGCCTGAACTCAAGCCAGCGGTCACTGCTGACCCGCTTGGTGATCTGGTCAAAGCCAGCACAGCAGCCAAGGATGCCGCTGCGACAGCCGAACCCTTCAGCTATTTTGTTCAGGTGGGTGCATACCGGACCCCTGAAGATGCAGAAGGCCAACGTGCCAAGTTGTCACTTGCAGGAGTGGAGACCAAGTTGTCTGAGCGCGAACAAGCCGGGCGAGTGGTTTACCGTGTGCGCACCGGCCCCTACGAAACGCGCGAAGCGGCTGATAAAGCCAAACTCAAGCTCGACACCATGGGTATTGAAACTGCACTGGTGCGTGTGCAGCGTTGA
- a CDS encoding thiol:disulfide interchange protein DsbA/DsbL: protein MQRRHFFTGLSSVAAFSAVVSPSAVLAQAGVPQAGTDFIKLDTPAPVETPAGKVEVVEFFSYMCPHCNAFEPAFSAWLKKTPKDVVVYRVPVPFLASFEVLQRMYYAMEAMNLVEKLHAKVFAAVHNEHRNLNSLTAVVDWLAAQGVDRAQFMTQYNSFSVATKANRAKQLTNAYRVDGVPALGVAGRYYTDGSMAKSMERALLVTDFLVAQARNGR, encoded by the coding sequence ATGCAACGCCGTCATTTTTTTACCGGGTTGAGTTCAGTCGCTGCATTTTCTGCCGTGGTGTCACCCTCTGCCGTGCTGGCGCAAGCTGGTGTGCCCCAGGCTGGCACGGACTTCATCAAACTCGACACGCCCGCTCCGGTGGAGACACCGGCTGGCAAGGTGGAAGTGGTGGAATTTTTCTCCTACATGTGTCCACACTGCAATGCCTTTGAGCCTGCATTCAGCGCGTGGCTCAAGAAAACACCCAAAGATGTCGTTGTGTACCGTGTGCCTGTGCCCTTTCTGGCCAGTTTTGAGGTGTTGCAGCGCATGTATTACGCGATGGAGGCCATGAATCTGGTCGAAAAACTGCATGCCAAAGTGTTTGCGGCTGTTCATAACGAACATCGCAACCTGAACAGTCTGACGGCTGTTGTGGACTGGTTGGCGGCACAAGGGGTGGATCGCGCCCAGTTCATGACACAGTACAACTCCTTCAGCGTGGCCACCAAAGCCAACCGCGCCAAACAGCTGACCAACGCATACCGGGTGGACGGCGTGCCCGCTCTTGGTGTGGCTGGACGCTATTACACCGATGGTTCCATGGCCAAGAGCATGGAACGCGCCTTGTTGGTGACTGATTTCTTGGTGGCGCAAGCGCGTAACGGTCGCTGA
- the lptA gene encoding lipopolysaccharide transport periplasmic protein LptA, translating into MKSPLLNCLLSTALVVAAPWVWAEKADRDKPMNVEADALRYDDLKQVSVFTGNVVLTKGTILIRGGRLEVRQDPQGYQFGLVTAEPGKRAFFRQKREGLDEYIEGEGERIDYDGRADTVKFTTQAQLRRYQGVTLNDEFNAGVIVYNNLTDVFTLDGSPAAGASGSVGQPGAPAGRVRAMLTPKKEVPSAPTSVTPLRATPELGGAKH; encoded by the coding sequence ATGAAATCTCCATTGTTGAACTGCCTTTTGTCCACCGCTTTGGTGGTGGCTGCGCCATGGGTTTGGGCTGAAAAAGCCGATCGTGATAAACCCATGAATGTCGAGGCTGACGCATTGCGTTATGACGATCTCAAACAAGTAAGTGTGTTCACCGGAAACGTGGTATTGACCAAGGGCACTATCTTGATTCGTGGCGGCCGGCTTGAGGTGCGCCAAGACCCACAGGGTTATCAATTTGGACTGGTGACTGCTGAGCCCGGCAAGCGGGCCTTTTTCAGACAAAAACGGGAGGGCCTGGACGAATACATCGAAGGCGAGGGTGAACGTATTGATTACGATGGCCGTGCAGACACCGTCAAATTCACCACCCAGGCCCAATTGCGGCGCTACCAGGGGGTAACGCTGAACGATGAATTCAACGCCGGGGTGATTGTGTACAACAACCTGACCGATGTGTTCACACTGGATGGCTCTCCTGCTGCGGGTGCCAGCGGCAGTGTGGGGCAACCCGGCGCACCCGCTGGCCGTGTGCGTGCCATGCTGACCCCCAAAAAAGAAGTTCCTTCAGCACCCACATCGGTCACTCCGTTGCGAGCAACCCCCGAACTTGGCGGAGCCAAACACTGA
- the lptB gene encoding LPS export ABC transporter ATP-binding protein, with translation MGALPPKTVPVPEVAAVNSQDDGASSRLEAHHLQKFYGSRKVVKDVSLTVRKGEVVGLLGPNGAGKTTSFYMIVGLVRASAGDITIDGQSIEHMPIHRRSRLGLSYLPQEASIFRKLNVEENVRAVLELQHDAQGHPLKAAEIEQRLTALLQDLRVEHLRESSALSLSGGERRRVEIARALATQPRFILLDEPFAGIDPIAVIEIQRIINFLKTRGIGVLITDHNVRETLGICDHAYIISDGSVLAQGTPADIIENADVRRVYLGEHFRM, from the coding sequence ATGGGTGCACTCCCCCCAAAGACAGTGCCGGTGCCAGAAGTCGCTGCGGTGAACTCACAGGACGACGGCGCTAGCAGCCGACTGGAAGCTCATCATCTGCAAAAGTTTTATGGCAGCCGCAAGGTGGTGAAAGACGTGTCGCTCACGGTGCGCAAGGGTGAGGTGGTTGGTTTGCTCGGGCCCAATGGCGCAGGCAAGACCACCTCGTTCTACATGATTGTGGGCCTGGTGCGGGCCAGCGCAGGGGACATCACCATTGATGGGCAATCCATCGAACACATGCCGATCCACCGTCGTTCCCGGCTGGGTTTGAGCTATTTACCGCAAGAAGCCTCTATTTTCCGCAAACTCAATGTGGAAGAAAACGTGCGTGCCGTGTTGGAGTTGCAGCATGATGCGCAAGGCCATCCGCTCAAAGCGGCTGAAATTGAGCAGCGCCTGACGGCCTTGCTGCAGGATTTACGGGTGGAGCATTTGCGTGAATCCAGTGCACTGTCGCTCTCAGGCGGGGAGCGTCGCCGGGTGGAGATTGCCCGTGCCCTGGCCACCCAGCCGCGCTTCATTTTGCTGGACGAACCCTTTGCGGGTATTGATCCGATTGCCGTGATTGAAATCCAGCGCATCATCAATTTTTTGAAAACCCGAGGTATTGGTGTGCTCATCACGGATCACAATGTGCGCGAAACGCTGGGTATTTGCGATCATGCCTACATCATCAGCGACGGCTCCGTGCTGGCGCAAGGTACACCAGCCGACATCATAGAGAATGCCGATGTCCGCCGGGTGTATCTGGGTGAACACTTCAGAATGTGA